From a single Microbacterium murale genomic region:
- a CDS encoding GNAT family N-acetyltransferase, which produces MSELDSRSRAASIRISTWKGDEEHLARAADLYAAVFAEPPYGDDPEASRVSLVERVRRRATAKPDFRLLLAWHGPHVVGLILGSGVAEGDWWRDRIVEEIPEAARIEWLRDTCFAVEELAIAPAYRRFGVAAALMDEVLQELPYPTAVLSCYAEAASARQFYRARGWEEFACDVRIGNSPALCVLGVHVGVPPRE; this is translated from the coding sequence ATGTCTGAACTCGACTCGCGATCCCGTGCCGCCTCGATTCGGATCTCGACGTGGAAGGGTGATGAGGAGCATCTTGCGCGGGCGGCGGATCTGTACGCTGCGGTGTTCGCGGAGCCGCCGTACGGCGACGATCCCGAAGCGAGCCGCGTGTCATTGGTGGAACGCGTGCGGCGCCGCGCGACCGCGAAACCTGACTTCCGACTGCTGCTTGCCTGGCACGGTCCTCACGTGGTCGGCCTCATCCTCGGAAGCGGAGTCGCTGAGGGCGACTGGTGGCGTGATCGCATTGTCGAGGAGATCCCGGAGGCCGCTCGCATTGAGTGGTTGCGTGACACATGCTTCGCAGTCGAAGAGCTGGCCATCGCTCCCGCCTACCGGCGTTTCGGCGTCGCAGCCGCTCTGATGGATGAGGTGCTTCAAGAACTGCCCTACCCCACAGCCGTGCTGAGCTGTTACGCGGAAGCCGCATCTGCGCGCCAGTTCTACAGGGCCCGAGGGTGGGAAGAGTTCGCCTGCGACGTGCGCATCGGCAACTCCCCTGCGTTGTGCGTCCTCGGCGTGCACGTCGGCGTACCACCCCGCGAGTAG
- a CDS encoding MFS transporter: MLAITNRTSLGAVGVDAAERFHADASTLSLFAVVQLAVYGGMQIPIGVLLDKYGARPIITIGMILMALGQLTIAVSPSIGIAIIARILLGAGDAAVFPAVLRLIAIWFPAQRGPVMVQLTGVIGQAGQLVALIPLAALLHSTTWTITFGSIAGLGILFAVLVWVVIRNRPPELDEDVTVNTDTGVIRVVTSAIDTGVGIRAAWAHPGTRLAFWSHFTTPFAGTAFVLLWGMPFLTAGEGVTTAQAATIISTYVVAGMVLGPIIGNLSGRMPNQRSIALVLPAVVIQMVAWLVVLLLPGPAPLWLLYVLAIALATGGPASMIAFDHARTHNPAHRLSTATGLTNGGGFISALIAIFLIGLALDLQGAGTPDTYSLDAFRLAFLAQVPIWVIGAVFILIERKRTRIRIGLDPERKSRR; this comes from the coding sequence ATGCTGGCGATCACCAACCGCACGTCGCTCGGCGCCGTCGGAGTGGACGCAGCGGAGAGATTCCACGCGGATGCTTCGACGCTCTCGCTGTTCGCCGTGGTGCAGCTCGCGGTCTACGGCGGAATGCAGATTCCGATCGGCGTGCTCCTGGACAAGTACGGTGCCAGGCCCATCATCACGATCGGCATGATCCTGATGGCTCTCGGACAACTCACCATCGCGGTCTCCCCCAGCATCGGAATCGCGATCATCGCTCGCATCCTCCTCGGCGCCGGCGACGCCGCCGTGTTCCCCGCTGTACTGCGCCTCATCGCCATCTGGTTCCCGGCTCAGCGAGGGCCGGTCATGGTGCAGCTCACAGGCGTCATCGGACAGGCAGGCCAGCTGGTCGCGCTGATACCGCTCGCCGCGCTGCTGCACTCCACCACATGGACCATCACCTTCGGCAGCATCGCCGGTCTCGGCATCCTGTTCGCTGTTCTCGTGTGGGTGGTCATCCGCAATCGACCACCAGAGCTCGACGAAGACGTCACCGTGAACACGGACACCGGCGTCATCCGAGTCGTGACATCGGCGATCGACACCGGTGTCGGCATCCGAGCGGCCTGGGCGCACCCTGGGACGAGATTGGCGTTCTGGTCGCACTTCACCACGCCGTTCGCGGGAACCGCATTCGTACTGCTCTGGGGAATGCCCTTCCTCACCGCCGGCGAGGGCGTCACGACAGCGCAAGCGGCCACCATCATCTCGACATATGTCGTTGCCGGCATGGTTCTCGGCCCCATCATCGGAAACCTCTCCGGTCGCATGCCGAATCAGCGATCCATCGCTCTTGTCCTCCCGGCGGTCGTGATTCAGATGGTCGCCTGGCTCGTCGTCCTCCTCCTGCCTGGGCCGGCGCCTCTCTGGCTGCTCTATGTCCTGGCGATCGCACTCGCCACCGGCGGCCCAGCGTCGATGATCGCGTTCGACCATGCCAGAACTCACAATCCAGCACACCGGCTCAGTACGGCGACGGGACTGACCAATGGTGGCGGATTCATCTCAGCGCTCATCGCGATCTTCCTCATCGGCCTGGCGCTCGATCTGCAGGGCGCCGGCACTCCTGACACGTACTCGCTGGATGCATTCCGTCTCGCATTCCTCGCACAGGTGCCGATCTGGGTGATCGGTGCCGTGTTCATTCTCATCGAACGCAAGCGCACCCGAATCCGTATAGGGCTGGACCCGGAACGAAAGTCGAGAAGATGA
- a CDS encoding GNAT family N-acetyltransferase, with the protein MTEQFSFAHTDERIDRARVHQWISEESYWAKGRSRAVQDAAIDASRNYGVWDEHTGEQVAYARVVTDGATFAWLCDVFVASGVRGKGIGKLLVQGIIADLEPLGLRRILLATADAHGLYAQYGFAAPDDPNRYMIRAMS; encoded by the coding sequence ATGACCGAACAGTTCTCGTTCGCACACACCGACGAACGCATCGACCGAGCGCGCGTTCATCAGTGGATCAGTGAAGAATCGTACTGGGCGAAGGGCCGCAGCCGCGCGGTGCAGGATGCCGCCATCGACGCTTCGCGCAACTACGGCGTGTGGGACGAGCACACGGGCGAACAGGTGGCCTATGCACGTGTCGTCACCGACGGCGCGACGTTCGCGTGGCTGTGCGACGTATTCGTCGCGTCAGGAGTGCGCGGCAAGGGCATCGGGAAGCTCCTCGTCCAGGGAATCATCGCAGATCTCGAGCCACTAGGGCTTCGCCGTATACTGCTCGCCACGGCCGACGCTCACGGCCTGTACGCGCAGTACGGCTTCGCCGCTCCTGATGACCCGAACCGCTACATGATCCGGGCGATGTCCTGA
- a CDS encoding DUF6458 family protein, translating to MSIGTGVVLFVIGAILTFAVNVEVEWVNLDLVGYILMGAGVVVFLLGLVLLARRRRADTVTRTTVDPTAGERTTRQATTSNDPASEL from the coding sequence ATGAGTATCGGCACTGGAGTCGTCCTCTTCGTGATCGGCGCGATTCTCACATTCGCGGTGAACGTCGAAGTGGAGTGGGTGAATCTCGATCTGGTCGGCTACATCCTGATGGGCGCCGGCGTTGTCGTGTTCCTGCTCGGATTGGTGCTGCTGGCCCGGCGCCGCCGTGCGGACACCGTGACGCGCACGACGGTCGACCCGACTGCGGGGGAGCGGACCACCCGCCAGGCGACTACGTCAAACGACCCGGCTTCGGAGCTCTGA
- a CDS encoding formylglycine-generating enzyme family protein, with the protein MSDIEMARLPAGEVMLHDARRERHRMVALEPFEIGVFAVTEEQMAEVLGIASRHPRRPAADLSWLRAVRFCNAASEWEGLDRAYTFDGEDVTWHVDSDGYRLPTEAEWEYACRAGSTGPHYGPLADVAWTSADGVTAPQNVGGKLPNLNGLFDTLGNVWEWCWDLLDPARYDAYRVFRGGGYADDAWSVRASVRRGGAPRMHHEDVGMRLARGGFDGVDAAQGWSAAVDRERAVSDDAAPIGWTPRR; encoded by the coding sequence GTGAGCGACATCGAGATGGCCCGGCTGCCTGCCGGCGAGGTCATGCTGCACGATGCTCGGCGTGAGCGTCACCGAATGGTTGCCCTCGAGCCTTTCGAGATCGGTGTGTTCGCCGTCACCGAGGAGCAGATGGCCGAGGTCCTCGGAATCGCATCCCGGCATCCACGTCGACCGGCGGCGGACCTGAGCTGGTTGCGTGCCGTGCGATTCTGCAACGCGGCATCCGAATGGGAGGGCCTCGACCGTGCCTACACGTTCGACGGTGAGGACGTCACGTGGCACGTCGACAGCGACGGGTACAGGTTGCCGACCGAAGCCGAGTGGGAGTACGCGTGCCGTGCAGGATCAACGGGTCCGCATTACGGTCCGCTCGCCGACGTGGCGTGGACTTCCGCAGACGGCGTCACTGCGCCCCAGAATGTCGGCGGCAAGCTCCCCAACCTCAACGGTCTGTTCGACACGCTCGGGAACGTGTGGGAATGGTGCTGGGATCTGCTCGATCCTGCCCGCTATGACGCCTACCGCGTGTTCCGCGGGGGAGGATATGCGGACGACGCGTGGAGCGTGCGCGCTTCGGTGCGTCGAGGCGGAGCGCCGCGCATGCACCATGAGGATGTCGGAATGCGACTCGCCCGCGGCGGCTTCGACGGTGTGGATGCCGCACAGGGATGGTCGGCGGCGGTCGACAGAGAGCGCGCCGTCTCGGATGACGCGGCGCCGATCGGATGGACTCCGCGTCGATAG
- the yczE gene encoding membrane protein YczE, with the protein MSALHGRRLPRRTAQLLLGLFLYGIGIAFMVRGQIGAAPWDVLSQGITRHVPLSFGVVTILISLVVLLLWIPLRQKPGIGTVLNAVLVGPAADVGLALIPADQPLWLRICFFVIGLLVLSAATGLYIGAQFGPGPRDGLMTGLHKRTGWRIWIVRTGIEVVIVAVGWALGGNVGIGTVAFALLVGPLCQYFMRVFAVPIGRQPQKGVAR; encoded by the coding sequence TTGAGTGCACTGCACGGGCGTAGGCTGCCACGTCGCACTGCGCAGCTGCTGCTCGGCTTGTTCCTTTACGGCATCGGCATCGCTTTCATGGTGCGCGGTCAGATCGGCGCCGCGCCATGGGATGTGCTGTCACAGGGCATCACCCGGCACGTGCCCTTGTCTTTCGGGGTCGTCACGATCCTGATCAGCCTCGTCGTACTGCTGCTGTGGATTCCACTGCGGCAGAAGCCCGGGATCGGCACCGTACTCAACGCCGTGCTCGTGGGACCGGCCGCTGACGTCGGACTCGCGTTGATCCCGGCGGATCAGCCGCTATGGCTGCGCATCTGCTTCTTCGTGATCGGGCTGCTCGTCCTCTCCGCCGCAACCGGACTCTATATCGGCGCACAGTTCGGCCCAGGCCCGAGGGACGGCTTGATGACCGGCCTGCACAAGCGGACCGGGTGGCGGATCTGGATCGTGCGGACCGGCATCGAGGTGGTCATCGTGGCGGTCGGCTGGGCCCTCGGAGGCAACGTGGGAATCGGCACGGTCGCGTTCGCGCTGCTGGTGGGTCCGCTCTGTCAGTACTTCATGCGCGTGTTCGCGGTGCCGATCGGGCGGCAGCCGCAGAAGGGCGTTGCGAGGTGA
- a CDS encoding SGNH/GDSL hydrolase family protein — MSDVRFVAIGDSFTEGVGDELPDGRVRGWADIAAQGWADAVGHTIQYANLAIRGKLAWPIIEQQLEPALALNPTHLSFNGGGNDMLRPRTDLEHIADTFSRVLRRCDEQGVTVILLSGANPAGQLPMGSLIQRRGDELSAAVLKRVANRPDVIRALNWPDRELARSPYWSEDRLHMNAAGHHRVAARVLAALGYEPPAEWWAPSELSTAGAAGFAYYRQHVGPWVKRRLTRTSSGDGRVAKYASWVERDPR, encoded by the coding sequence GTGAGTGATGTGAGGTTCGTGGCGATCGGCGATTCGTTCACCGAGGGCGTCGGCGATGAATTGCCGGACGGTCGTGTGCGCGGGTGGGCGGACATCGCCGCGCAGGGGTGGGCGGATGCTGTCGGCCATACGATCCAGTACGCGAACCTCGCGATCCGCGGCAAGCTCGCCTGGCCGATCATCGAACAGCAGCTCGAACCGGCATTGGCGCTGAATCCCACACATCTGTCGTTCAACGGGGGTGGCAACGACATGCTGCGCCCTCGGACCGACCTCGAGCACATCGCTGACACGTTCTCCCGCGTACTGCGACGATGCGATGAGCAGGGTGTCACCGTCATTCTGCTTTCCGGTGCGAATCCGGCGGGTCAGCTGCCGATGGGGTCGTTGATCCAGCGCCGTGGAGATGAGCTGTCGGCGGCAGTGCTGAAGCGGGTCGCGAATCGTCCTGACGTCATCCGTGCGCTGAACTGGCCCGATCGAGAACTCGCGAGAAGTCCCTACTGGTCTGAAGACCGTCTGCACATGAACGCAGCCGGTCACCATCGTGTGGCGGCCAGGGTTCTCGCCGCGCTCGGTTACGAGCCACCGGCGGAATGGTGGGCGCCGAGCGAACTGAGCACGGCCGGGGCGGCCGGCTTCGCCTACTATCGGCAGCATGTGGGCCCCTGGGTTAAACGGCGGCTGACGCGCACCTCTTCAGGTGACGGTCGGGTTGCCAAGTACGCCTCGTGGGTCGAACGAGATCCGCGTTGA
- a CDS encoding MFS transporter, whose translation MSNPGIPSRAALAERLDVLPFTRRHLKVLSGSGIGWALDAMDVGLISFVIAALAQQWDLSKTETGWIASVGFIGMAIGATLGGLLADRFGRRQVFAVTLLIYGVATGASALVGGLAMLLVLRFFVGLGLGAELPVASTYVSEFAPRRIRGRLIVILEAFWAVGWTAAALIGYFVIPASESGWRWAFALGAVPAVYALVVRWGLPESPRWLASRGKIAQAERIVATFEADAGITSGPLMQKAPVSRVLADDAATRLGTLWYPEFRVRTLCIWLIWFCVNFAYYGAFIWIPSILVDAGYDLVRSFGFTLLITLAQLPGYAVAAWLIEVWGRRTTLSVFLAGSAVSAVLFGTATGVGSIIATGMALSFFNLGAWGALYAVTPEIYPTSLRGTGSGWAAGVGRVASIIAPLIVPVLLGVGGAPLLFAIFAGFFIVAAIVTWGLVDRRGQALDDR comes from the coding sequence ATGAGCAATCCCGGCATCCCGAGCCGTGCGGCGTTGGCCGAGCGGCTCGATGTGCTCCCCTTCACCCGCCGGCATCTGAAAGTGCTCTCCGGCTCCGGAATCGGCTGGGCGCTGGACGCGATGGACGTCGGCCTCATATCCTTCGTCATCGCCGCCCTCGCGCAGCAGTGGGACCTGTCGAAGACGGAGACCGGGTGGATCGCCTCGGTCGGGTTCATCGGCATGGCGATCGGTGCCACGTTGGGCGGCCTGCTGGCCGACCGCTTCGGAAGACGGCAGGTGTTCGCGGTCACTCTGCTGATCTACGGGGTCGCCACCGGGGCGAGTGCCCTCGTAGGCGGGCTGGCAATGCTGCTCGTGCTGCGATTCTTCGTCGGGCTCGGTCTCGGTGCGGAGCTTCCGGTCGCATCGACCTATGTCAGCGAGTTCGCGCCGCGGCGCATCCGTGGCAGGCTCATCGTCATCCTGGAGGCGTTCTGGGCAGTCGGGTGGACCGCTGCCGCGCTCATCGGCTACTTCGTCATTCCTGCTTCCGAGTCGGGCTGGCGGTGGGCGTTCGCCCTCGGCGCGGTACCGGCCGTATATGCACTCGTCGTGCGCTGGGGCCTCCCGGAGTCGCCTCGTTGGCTCGCGTCCAGGGGAAAGATCGCTCAGGCTGAGCGGATCGTCGCGACATTCGAAGCGGATGCGGGGATCACCAGCGGCCCGCTGATGCAAAAGGCACCCGTCTCGCGCGTCCTCGCGGACGATGCCGCCACGCGACTCGGCACTCTCTGGTATCCCGAGTTCCGGGTGCGGACGCTGTGCATCTGGCTGATCTGGTTCTGCGTCAACTTCGCGTACTACGGCGCTTTCATCTGGATCCCCAGCATCCTTGTCGATGCCGGGTACGACCTCGTTCGCTCCTTCGGATTCACACTGCTCATCACCCTCGCGCAGCTGCCGGGATATGCCGTCGCCGCGTGGCTCATCGAGGTGTGGGGACGCCGCACCACTCTGTCGGTGTTCCTGGCCGGGTCGGCCGTGTCCGCCGTGCTGTTCGGCACGGCGACGGGCGTCGGTTCGATCATCGCGACGGGGATGGCGTTGTCATTCTTCAACCTCGGCGCGTGGGGTGCGCTGTACGCGGTGACCCCGGAGATCTACCCGACCTCATTGCGCGGTACCGGATCCGGGTGGGCCGCCGGGGTCGGCAGGGTGGCGTCGATCATCGCTCCGCTGATCGTTCCCGTACTGCTGGGAGTCGGGGGAGCGCCATTGCTGTTCGCCATATTCGCCGGCTTCTTCATCGTTGCGGCGATCGTGACGTGGGGGCTGGTCGACCGACGAGGTCAGGCGTTGGACGACCGCTGA
- a CDS encoding LLM class flavin-dependent oxidoreductase, which produces MRIEFGLDTFGDITRDAEGNLLTAAQTIRNVVEQAVLADSVGVDFFGVGEHHREEFAVSAPEMVLAAIASRTERIRLGTAVTVLSSDDPVRVYERFATLDALSGGRAEVVLGRGSFTESFPLFGYELRDYEALFEEKLELFVELTKENPVTWSGTMRPALVDADVFPKTEKGLRTWVGVGGSPESVVRVARHGVGLMLAIIGGPAARFAPFVELYHRSIAAFGTPEHPIAVHSPGHIADTDEDAWDGAYSGFEAMNNTIGKERGWPEYSRARFQNDVGPAGAIYSGSPERVAQKIADTVRTLGVGRFDLKYATGTLGHEQMMRSIELYGTEVIPRVRELLK; this is translated from the coding sequence ATGCGAATCGAGTTCGGCCTCGACACGTTCGGCGACATCACGCGCGATGCCGAAGGGAATCTGCTCACCGCCGCACAGACCATCCGGAACGTCGTCGAACAGGCCGTACTCGCCGACAGTGTCGGTGTGGACTTCTTCGGCGTGGGGGAGCACCACCGGGAGGAGTTCGCCGTCTCCGCGCCGGAGATGGTGCTCGCCGCCATAGCCTCTCGTACCGAACGGATCAGATTGGGCACAGCAGTCACAGTGCTCTCATCGGACGACCCGGTGCGCGTCTATGAGCGGTTCGCGACGCTGGATGCTCTGTCCGGCGGTCGCGCGGAAGTCGTCCTCGGCCGCGGTTCCTTCACCGAGTCGTTCCCGCTCTTCGGATACGAACTACGCGACTACGAGGCGCTGTTCGAGGAGAAGCTCGAGCTGTTCGTCGAACTGACGAAGGAGAACCCGGTCACCTGGTCGGGAACCATGCGTCCGGCTCTCGTCGATGCCGACGTGTTCCCGAAGACCGAGAAGGGGCTGCGCACCTGGGTAGGCGTCGGAGGAAGTCCCGAATCGGTCGTTCGCGTCGCCCGGCACGGCGTGGGTCTGATGCTCGCCATCATCGGCGGTCCAGCGGCGCGCTTCGCCCCCTTCGTCGAGCTGTATCACCGCTCGATCGCCGCTTTCGGCACACCGGAGCATCCGATCGCCGTTCATTCGCCTGGGCACATCGCCGACACAGACGAAGACGCCTGGGATGGCGCGTACTCCGGGTTCGAGGCCATGAACAACACGATCGGTAAGGAGCGCGGCTGGCCGGAGTACAGCCGCGCACGGTTCCAGAACGACGTGGGCCCGGCCGGTGCGATCTATTCGGGTTCTCCCGAACGCGTCGCGCAGAAGATCGCGGACACGGTGCGCACGTTGGGAGTGGGAAGATTCGATCTCAAATACGCCACTGGCACGCTCGGACATGAGCAGATGATGCGCAGCATCGAGCTGTACGGCACCGAGGTGATCCCGCGTGTGCGAGAGCTGCTGAAATGA
- a CDS encoding DUF885 domain-containing protein: MTTTPRTPSAIDKVAEEWVDTLVDLEPTLGTYIGRNDANDRYGDLSPDGHEQHAAEVRKTLRALEDLTPADAVDEVTKADLSNELTLDLEFHDAQWHLRDLNVIASAAQDIRQVYDLMPTSTADDWSVIVKRLSAVPQALRGYTATLREGIARGVVPARRQVVEVADQIVRYTADDGFFAAFVADATPDEGELPASLARELADSASAARVAYDELKSFLTGTLAPATSEVDAVGRELYALNSRRFLGAEIDLDETYEWGREELARMVEEQTAIANEILPGSTVEEAVAHLESDQSRKLHGTEALQRWMQETSDRAVAELGATHFDIPEQIRTLECLIAPTQEGGIYYTGPTDDFSRPGRMWWSVPEGVTEFDTWRELTTVYHEGIPGHHLQIGQAVYNRAELNSWRRLLAGTSGHAEGWALYAERLMQQLGYLDDPADRLGMLDGQRMRAARVVLDIGVHLGKPRLDGTGTWDADYALDFMRQNVNMSDEFVQFEVNRYLGWPGQAPSYKVGQRIWEQVRDAYQVQQGDAFDIKQFHKRALDLGGVGLDTLRTALVNR, from the coding sequence ATGACGACTACCCCTCGCACGCCCTCAGCGATCGACAAGGTCGCTGAGGAATGGGTCGACACCCTCGTGGACCTCGAGCCCACCCTCGGCACCTATATCGGACGCAATGACGCCAACGACCGCTACGGCGATCTCAGCCCGGACGGTCACGAACAGCACGCCGCCGAAGTGCGTAAGACTCTCCGTGCGTTGGAGGATCTGACGCCTGCCGATGCCGTCGATGAGGTCACCAAGGCTGATCTCAGCAATGAGCTGACGCTCGACCTCGAATTCCACGACGCCCAGTGGCACCTGCGCGACCTGAATGTGATCGCCTCAGCCGCGCAGGACATCCGTCAGGTGTACGACCTCATGCCGACGTCCACGGCCGACGACTGGTCGGTCATCGTGAAGCGTCTGTCCGCAGTGCCGCAGGCGCTTCGCGGTTACACGGCGACGCTGCGAGAGGGCATCGCCAGGGGAGTCGTGCCCGCACGGCGCCAGGTCGTCGAGGTCGCCGACCAGATCGTCCGGTACACGGCAGACGACGGCTTCTTCGCCGCGTTCGTCGCGGATGCGACGCCGGACGAGGGCGAGCTGCCTGCGTCCCTGGCACGCGAACTCGCCGACAGCGCGTCGGCGGCACGCGTGGCCTACGACGAGTTGAAGAGCTTCCTCACGGGAACGCTCGCACCGGCCACGAGCGAGGTGGATGCTGTCGGCCGTGAACTCTACGCACTCAACTCCCGCCGCTTCCTCGGTGCCGAGATCGACCTCGACGAGACCTATGAGTGGGGCCGGGAAGAACTCGCCCGCATGGTCGAAGAGCAGACGGCGATCGCGAACGAGATCCTTCCGGGTTCCACCGTCGAAGAGGCAGTGGCGCATCTGGAGTCAGATCAGTCGCGCAAGCTGCATGGCACTGAGGCTCTGCAGCGTTGGATGCAGGAGACCAGCGACCGTGCGGTCGCCGAGCTCGGTGCCACTCATTTCGACATCCCGGAGCAGATCCGCACGCTCGAGTGCCTGATCGCGCCGACGCAAGAGGGCGGCATCTACTACACCGGTCCCACCGACGACTTCTCACGCCCAGGACGCATGTGGTGGTCCGTGCCGGAAGGCGTCACCGAGTTCGACACCTGGCGCGAGCTCACGACGGTCTACCACGAGGGCATTCCCGGTCACCATCTTCAGATCGGTCAAGCGGTGTACAACCGTGCCGAGCTGAACTCCTGGCGCCGACTTCTGGCCGGTACTTCCGGGCATGCGGAGGGCTGGGCGCTCTACGCCGAACGTCTCATGCAGCAACTCGGCTACCTGGACGATCCGGCCGACAGGCTGGGCATGCTCGACGGGCAGCGTATGCGCGCGGCGCGGGTCGTGCTCGACATCGGCGTGCATCTCGGCAAGCCGCGCCTCGACGGCACGGGAACCTGGGATGCCGACTACGCGCTCGATTTCATGCGTCAGAACGTGAACATGTCAGACGAGTTCGTACAGTTCGAGGTCAATCGCTATCTCGGTTGGCCTGGACAGGCACCGTCCTACAAGGTGGGCCAGCGCATCTGGGAACAGGTTCGAGACGCGTACCAGGTTCAGCAGGGTGATGCGTTCGACATCAAGCAGTTCCACAAGCGCGCCTTGGATCTCGGCGGCGTGGGACTCGACACCCTCCGCACCGCACTCGTGAACAGGTAG